The genomic stretch cttcttcttcttcttctccataaTGACCATGTAGAGATCCCTTCCTACAACTTGGAGGATAAAAACCCACAGTCTCCTTTATGTGCGAGAATGCATTTCAGTCTAAGCTTGAACAGGCTTCACCAGTCTGTGTTAGACAAATCAAGGGTTTATCTTCCAGAATTACAGTCTTTTTAGCATGaaatttatttttgtgtttccttgttCAGCTGCGGTGGAGGAATATCCCCTGATAGTTGCATAGAGATAGATAAAGGAACTGGACTGCTGGAGCTTCATATTAGCTTCAAGAATGCATTATGAATACAGAACAggactgtggatttttttctcCCGTGCTTTACAGAGTAGTCGCTCTAGGAAGTGATTGCTTCATGACCAGTTCGGGCAGGAGCAATTACAGAGATCAAAAACTCTTTGAGTGCACTTTGAGACCTGTTCTGCTGCGTAATGGATGATAAACTCTTACAAAATTGTACTCCTGAACTGGAAGTAGTCATTTGTGTAAGAAAAAAGTGtaatttgtgtctttgtgcacTATTGTTTAACTTCATCTACTTACAATTTTGATATCCTGTTATTTTCCAAGCTATCGCATCGTGAATTTCTTTATGAAATTATAAAGCTATATGAAATATTGGAGGACCCAacatataataaaaacactgtgttgtctatgtgtgtgtgtgtgtttgtgtgtgcaggaggcTGTGCGCTCTGACTCTCTGGATCAGAGTGGTTCAGCTGACGACCTGGCAGAGCCTCATCTCACTGTGCCCACCATCTCTTCCACGCCACCACGCCAGCGATCGTCCAGTGTACACACGCTGAAATATACACACCCCCAGCGGGTCATCTCATGCAGGAGCCACAGCCGGAGCCACAGTGAGACCACTGGGCAGGAACGTGTACCTGAGCAGCCCATCTGTGGCTCGCAGCCGGAAACAGATGTGGAGAAGCGGCCCGTCAGCCCTCAGAGCCTGTccagtctgaaggtccccagcGGTGAATCCACCCTGTCAGCGCCGCTCTGTAGCAGCAGAGCAGCCAGCCCTGGCCCCGGCTCTGACCCCGGCCCACAGTTAGACCCAGCAGACGAGGAAGTCAGCCGCATTAACAGTTCTGttcacgcacactcacacacacaacgtcCTCCCAGCCCCTCACACAAAAGCAGACACCTGTCCCCGAGTCCTGTGGAGCACAGGAGCCGCCTCAGCCAATCAGTGTCTCCGGTGTCGGGCaggaacaggaagcagaggatgAGCCCGCCGCCGGGAGAGGAGCCGGTTATTACGGCGACGCAGCTGATGGACAGCAGTGTGGAGCTGAGAAGGCGGACTCTTTCGTTTGATGCCACAACCCTCTCTCCTAATCAAACAGAGGGAAGTTCTGTGGACAACTGAACAGACTCAGTGAGGCGCAATTGGTTGTTCTCTGAAGGGGAGGAGCCTGATGTGCTGCTGAAGCACACGAGAGGGGCGGCAAACCAAAACGGGGGGGGATACCTTTATTTCCTGTTTGGGGTCCAGCCCCTCACCTCGTCCTGTCCAACCACAAGATTTTCACAGGGTGTTTGAACAGAACTCTGTCAGactgtgtgtatgagtgtgtatgtgttcaaaGACCCTTTGTGCAGTTTGCACAAAAGATGCACACAAGAAGACGTTTCCTTTTCTTCTATCATAGTCTTTAGCTTTAGTTGAGACATAGTAGTCACTCCCCTGCTATATTTACTCAAACTCTAACCTTCCTCTTGCTtgctctcctccttcttccctcACTCTCATCCTTGCACCTCAAGCCTTGGTCAGAGTACAAGATGAAATCACCCAAAAGGTGCAGTGCAGATTAAGTTGCTGCTCATGTACTCAAAGACGTGTTGACAAGGAAATGACACAGCTAGGGACTTTTTATCGGCACACTATTTTCCTGGTAAGTAAATGAATCTTTGGGTCCATAAATCATCAGAAAGAATTGTGAATCATTTCTGAACATGACGTCCTCTAATGGCTTTTTTGGTCCAaatccaaagatattcaattcATTGTATTTTACTACGACGTGAAgcttcaaatcaaaatgtttcagAGGCTTATGTCATCAAATATTTGGCATTTTCTTTATTGAAAATAGATCGACATAATATCAAAACACTTGCAGATTATTGTTCTTGTAGCTTTTAGCTCTACACACAGTATCCCATTCAGTCTTATGATTATTCTCTGATTAGAGATTGAACTGTTTCAGAAAAAGTCCCTAATTTCTTGATCTATAGTGCAGAAGTAACAGGttatgtttacaaaagaaaTCAATTTTTACTCAATAAACGTACAAAGTTAAAGCTGACCAAGAATTTTATATGTAAATGCTTAGTTTGTAACTGCACGATTGTAATGACTGCTGCAGGCACATTTTATTAGAGAGTTattcctccaaaaaaaaaaaagagccaattGTACAGCAGCTTGCAAGTGGAGCAAAAAGAGAATCTTAtatgttttggggggtttttaaAATCACTAATCTTCCTATTTTTCTTACCTCTTTAATCGACAGTAAAACTGCCACCAGACGTAGCTGGATCATTCTCAAATTGCAGCCTCTCTCGGCCAAATCAAACCTCCTTGTGATGTTTGACAAACGTCCCATACCTGAGTCCACCACAGCCAAGCTCATCAATCTGCGCTtcaagcctctaaattaaaatCATGTAGTGTGACCTCGGCTTTAGTAGTTTCTACCTCGCTTTCTCCTGATCCCACCCATACGAATGTTCGGTCAGCTTAGTTTCTAACACCCCCTCCACGTTCCTTTTTCTCCGTTTTTAGTACTCTCAGGGTAGAGGTAGTTCAGACGCAGGTGAGTGTGAAGCATGTGATCACAGGTCTTGCAGGGTGACATTGCCCCCTGCTGTCTGAAGCCGGAGCTGGCCCCCGTCCCTCCTGATGTTAGAGGACGTTAGACCGTGCGGGGTGCAGGGTGCAGGGTGAAATTTAGACAGGAGCAGATGTACAGAAGGGCTTATTCAGATTCAGATGATATAACGGAGCGTGAAACTTTGTAGGCTaagattatattttattaacaCAGCAGAGATGATATGAGAACTACAAAGGagaatttatacatttttgaatgtCAATGTATCTGCTGGTGCTGGTGATGACGAGGATggattgtgatgatgatgatgatgatgatgatgatgatgataatgatgatgatgtcagagttATATGATGTTGgattataatgatgatgatgataacagaTGATGCAAATATTCATAATATTGTATAATGTTCCTGCAGAATGAAAGCAGGGTGTGATATACAGTAAGCTCACCTGCAGTTACATTATTGGACAGTGCTGGAATAaaaccacttcctgtctgacttTCATTTGACTCCATGACCGTGTGTCTGAATCCGTCCCCTCCTGCTATATAAGGAAACTCAGAGCGAGGTGCTGCAATCATTCAACACGAGCTGTTTaatccaaaaataaagataaagataacacgcagctgctgcctgctgctgctaatGAATTCAACATAACTGGAGTGCCCTGTCTAATTATAGTCCTCCAGCAGATGTTGATTAAGATGCTAAACACATCTTTGGATCGTGGTCGCAGTACCtaattatattaaaaagtttCTTACAGGAAATTATTGAAAGATGATGTGAACAAAGGCAGACTCACAGCTCCGATCAGGGTGGtcgtgttggtggtggtggatagattttatttttattttatttttttcattttaccaCTTCAGCATAtcacaataaaatatttaatcacATGAATATTTCACACTGAAACACTATAGCATTCAGAATGCATTAAGCTGTCCTGCCTCGGTTTCCTTGCTAAGAAAATGCACCAATTTCTGCGAGTTCTGCCACCCTCACTCGCCTCCTCACAATCTACTGGTCAAGCTGCCTGTCCATCTCAATTTCAGCCAGTAAGAGGCCACAGGCCTGCAGGGCAGCTTGTGATTGGTCAGACTGACTGAGGGCACACAGAAGATGATAAACGGGAGCTACGCAGCTtcactgtcctccatgtttccTTCACCTTGAATTCCTTATAAGGCAGATGGAGCATCATCACTGATCTACATCTATGTTAAATCTGCACCTCACCATATGAACATGCagccaaagtgtgtgtgtctgtgtgtgtgagcgtccaGGTGTATATACGCGTGTTTCCAGGTGTACATGTGTATCCAAGTGAGTATAGCCGTGTTTGCGTGCGTcgacatctgtgtgtgtgtgagtgtttgtgtgtgcgtgagcaGAAGATTCTTGACACAGAGAGTTACATCTAACTAAGCTGAGCCAGCAGTCAAAAATAGATCATACACCACATGACCCAAAATCCCACCAATCCCAGGAGAGGATGGCAAGCCGCTAATCGGCGAGGCAGGAAGTTTGTCCGTGCCCGCGTCGTATCACACGTCTTTCTTTCGGtctttctgtccgtctgtctctaGAAGGCCGGAGCCATGGGTCTCTGCTGTGTGAGTTTCTGGGGGTCCAGGGTTTCAGTGAAGGGCGGGGCTTGGTAGGGGTTGGTGGTCACTATGGTGGCTCCGTTGGCGATGGGGTACGGCGTGGCTCGGGCGTTGCAGGGCGCCGGCTCCAGGTGCTGCCATGTGAACAAGTTTGTGTTGCTGCCAGTTAAGAAGCGCCGCAATGCGCTCAGCGTCAGAACAGCCTGttagtaacacacacacacacacacacacacacacacacacacacaggcataagCAGAGGGTGTTAGTTACACACTGATTTGCATAAGAACCACGTAACTTCCATGACAGGCAGAAACCCCTCTCACACATGTGGTCTGTCCCTGAAATGTTCGGGAACATTTGCTGCCATGTGTGAATGGGAGCATCTGCACCACCAATTTTCCCAACTCCAGATCCGTCACATCCGAGGGAAAATGGCGGTACAGCTGTGTTGTACATGAAAGCGGTAACGCTGGATGGACAGCGAACCAACCACGAGATTCTGCTAATGATGGATTTGATATGCGACCTGGGCATCGCTGCAGTACAATGCTCTGCTTCCCTGTTGGTGCTACTCGCTGCTCCTCTGAACAAggggagagctgacggtcatctactgcagCGAATACTGtataagtacctcatacaaccctACACCAAAAGACCCCAACTATACCTTTAACCGTGATGGTTAATTGTTGAAAATATTAAGAAGCATCTTCTGCTGTGTCCACGTGCATCTGATCTTGCTGTGCATTCATGTGTTGTTGGAATTATCCGAAAAGAAATTTCCAACTGGGAAAACTTGTGACTAACCTCTCAAGTCGGAACAACAACTCGGATAAGTCATAGAAAGATTTGGGTACGCGAGTTGCCAAGCTGACATCAACACTAGGGGTGATGTTAAAAAACTTCTACTACTTCTACTAAGTCATGTATTGTAGAGTCATTGTATAGTTTTCTTCCTTGCCACTAAAATACTGGAAACAGCAGTCAACGTGGTGTTTAAACACTGAGCCATACAATGCAAAGCTCCCACATTCCAACATGTTGCACATGAACACGCGGAAGTGAGAAGAACGTCTTCCCAGCTCAGGAAATGAGACTATCTGAGGAGTATggtgctgtgtctcaattcagggtctgcatccttcgaaggagccggcctttgcggtcttcgaaggcgagtccttcagagagaccttcgAAGGCTGCGTCAACCATTGtcaaatgggacggtctagcctatggagcatttcctggatctttcttctttttcgggcacgCCTAAAGGAGGCAAACGAGTCCACAGCTGTGCAAGCTGCTCAGTGAGGCTGTAATTAGGGACAGCAGAACTTTGAGcaaaatgctaacatcagcatgctagcATGCTCAGAACATGGATGTAATGAGGGAAATATAGATACAATCTCAAAGACGGAGCACCTATGAAAGCAGCTCAGTGGTGCATGATTAGAAACAAGCTTGACTTCACTGGTATATAATGACCTGCACTGTGGGGCCCATAGATTTATTAGCaggctaacatttgctaattaacactgaacacaaaacaGCTATGGCTGAAGGGTGATGTGTCCTTGGTGTCACCGGAATTTGGGCATTTAGAAATGCACCTGGTGGTGTGCAACATGAAAAGTCAAGGTTAATAGGATTCATCACCTGGAGATCATGAATCTGTCGACAAactttcatggcaatccattcaGATGCTGTTGAGATACTTGAGTgtggcagaaaaataaaatccttcTTCTCTAAACCTTTGAGAACTTTTTAAGGCAACGGTTCTAGCTTCTTCCTTCAGTGTCATCTGTGGGCGACAAACTGGGACGTAAGTATCAATGTCACAGTCCTCTCTGATATGTGTCTGCTAGCTAATCATAGTGGACAGCAGTGACGACAAAGCCCGAAAGTTCCCGGCACCAAGAGACCAAATTGATTTTTCAGTCCCAGAACTGAACAGAACAAAATGTCTGGATGACTTCAGAGAGATGTTCCTGAAAAGTCCAGCGATGTAGTGTTGTACTTTCTTAAAGTTCAGGTTCTCACAAGAGACGGATGTTAGTAGCCTCCATCTTTAATGACATCGCTCAGGTCATTTACTCAAAGCCAGAAAACGTTAGACAACAGTCAGACATCAGAGAACAGACTTTAACCTGCAAACTGAGCTCAGTAAGAAGCCAAAGTCAAAAGGACATTCATTTCCTTCTCTGTCACATGCTGTGACTTCTCTGCAGATGAATATTGGCATAATTTAGCACACGGCTGTTGGGGAGAAAAAAGGCTCGATGGACTGGAAGGGACCTTTTGTTACACACTGTGCAGCCCCGACACAATTACAGCTTAACCTCCCCACATCCTCTGACAGCGAGATGAATGGCCGCTACAGGTTCAGTGGTAAGATTGTTTTAACAGGCTCCATTGAGTTATCTGTGGATAATAAATCAGTCGCTCCCTGTCTGACTGGCGGTGTTTTCTGGCCTTTGTTAAGAACTGAGGGCAGCTTTTTCACACCCCCACAGTTCCACACTTTCACACCTGGAAACCGTCCAGCCGAGCCGCAGTCAGACCAGTCGGCCACTCAGCAGCTCAGGTTGAGCAGCTGGGGGTTAAGAGCCGTACTTAAGAGCACCTCCGTGGTTATAATTAATCACATACTGCTCTCTCATTTTCCACATTGAGATCTATCCTGCTGGTCAGAGGATCAAGGTCTAACCTTTAGCCCACAAATCCATTTAAGTATTGATTATATAGACAAATCCTTTAGAAGTGAGAACAGATTTTGAGAGATCTGTTTCTAAGATTCTAACATTAACTTTTACCTCTAAGaataaacttttaaaacaactgaaagTTTTCAGATTCAGCTCTGATCCAGATCCGTTTACCGATCGGAGGAGACTTTTTTAGAGATTACTTTCAACttctgggattaaaaagtggatttatcgtCACTCCTGTTTATATTTACAACAGgattacagagaggagaggggaaaagatAACCAGAGTTTCTGGTGAGTACTGAAGTTAGTGAGAGTTGACctgaatttaaacacacacacacacacacacacacacacactcccttgGTGTTTGCTCgctagtttgtgtttgtgtgttagacTAAAGCGAAAGTAGGAGGGCTGTTGGGCAGGAGCCTCTGCTTGTCCTCCACGAAGGAGATGCTTTTAAATCTGATCATTTCCAGCAGACACTGATAACCCTggaatacacacatacacacaaacaaacacacacacacacacacagggatgaacacacacagatgaatacacacagacaggtgacaggTTTACACAAAGGTGTGAAGATACAGACCCAGGTAAGGAtggagaagaagcagaaggcGATGGTGGCACGGGCGGCGTCGGAGCCCTGGGCCAATGGCAGCTCGTCAGGAGACGTAGCCTGCCACTGATTGGCCAGGAAACAGAATCCAACGAACCACAGGAAGCTGGCAAGACCTGGAGGTGGGACAGAGAGGAGTCAGAAGAGGTCATGTGGATCATCTTTATGAATCGTGAGTCCATGCTCCAGTGGAAAAACATGTTTGACAACCCATTAGCAagcattagcattcaaccattCCATTCCGTTTGATTACATCCACTGTGTTTCACGTCCAGGCTGGAATATCAATCTGTGTTTAAATTTTAGAAATTCATTTACACCTTTCCTATCGTTTGTGCAACACAAGCAAACAGTTCTGCTCACTCAGCAGCGGTCAAATGCTAATGTTTGCTAACCTGTTAGcatatatgttgtttttaccTTTAAATATGAACCAACGTCCCTCCAAAATTTTCACTATCCATCTTGCCTAAGTTTGTACAACCTTATACGATTTTTTCTTACAACATTTTATCTTCCTGTCCTAAGCATGAGGAATGTGATCTGGTAGGTGATTTTTGATCCCTGGACAGAGCtgggctagctgtttccccctgcttccagtctttgtgctaagctaggctaacaagCTGCTGGATGTAGCTCCATATATGCTGTacaaacatgagagtggtgccgatcttctcatctaattcgcaagaaatatcacattttcaaaaatgtcaaaaaaaattgCTTGGACTTGTActgtattttattatgtttgttCAACAGCTGTCGAGGATGTTCGCTGACTTCGTACCAGAGAAGACGAGGTCCAGCAGGACAGCGCGTCTCCTGTCCTTGACGCTGCTGATGGAGGGAAAGTAAACGTCCACGATGAGGAAAATAATGCTGCCGAGGAAGCAGATCACGCCCACGGTGACGCCGTAGTTGCAGGCGTCTGCGTTCTTGTTAAAGACGCAGAGCAGTCGCTCGCTGCCAATGTTGATGTAGCCCTCGTTGATGATGCAGCTGAACACCACCATGGAGAAAACCTGCAGGGACGGACACGTGGGCCGGTTTATTATCTAACAGGTAGGAGAGAATGAACTCACACGGGCGTACGAATGCCTTTCATTCCTCACACATGCCACACAAAGACACGTCAACACTGCTCCAAGATACGGACATACTTCTCCTCTGTGGGTAAGAAGTAGTTTTAAAGCTTTTGGTTCATGCAAAGTTGAAAAACTCTTCCCACTTACACCACAgacagtttcactttaatttgaAGGGATTCTTTAATATCCACCACTGAGAAAATCTGACGAGCAGCGTGGCTTTCCAGAAGCAATTTTCTGGCGACTGTGGATAATCCAAAGACATCCCTGTCAGCAGATATTAGAAACGCTCGTCTGTGTGAGAAACAGAAAACGCTGCAGTGTGTGGATGACCTCAGGTAACCATTTTGTTTCTGAGGATTCATTTCTGTTCAGTTAATGAAACCTACAAAACAAATTTCATTTATCAGGATTAGATTAATCCGAACGGGGATGAAACCTAAAGTTAGCCCAGTTATAATTTGATCTAATGGGAATTGTTTTAATAAGTAAGCTAATATGAAACTTTGATTTTGACACAGAACTCATCCTGGGGGCCGCTTTCCATTAGATGTAAACAATTATTCGATGAATtgatggagagaaaatgaaactgGCCATGACTTGCTTCAGCCAAACAGTCCTCAGTTTCATCAGTCTGCTTTTCtacatgttgtattattgttaaTTGAATATATTTGCAATTTggactgttttttatttattattttttttatacattttggcTTTTAATAAGTGAAATGATTGAAAaaattaatattatatatacagCATTTAAGTTGCATTTCTTGTCCCCTTATTAAGAGTGAAAATTGGTGCCTATACCATCCACAGCCGTTGTTttaggacagacaggtgagtgaaacagacacactgaggagtAAGGAGAGAGTCGGGGTTCTGCTCAcggtttctgcctgttaaaaggcagttttgtcgattaaaagaaaatgaaataaaagtaaacaaagacaaattgTAGCCTGCTTATTCCCCAAATCCCAGACGAACTGGGGAATGcgaacaaacagaaaaaaaaacaggattacaGCGGAACAAAACTGGATACTTTGGTGAGACGTCGGGACAATTTCTGTTTGTGGCGACGAAACCAGGTGAGTCAAAATCTTTTCCTTTCCCTAACAAAGTGGATTTTATACCAAAACCTGAACCAGAAATATtagcacagcgttgtcacaagATTAAACATCTACACAAATATGTAAAGTTTGAACACATCTCTGGTTTTCAGAAATAAATGTCGCCAACATCTATAAATGTAGAGGAGTTATAAAAGTCTTAAATTGGCTTCAGTGAGAGAAATATAAAGTAtcttaaatgaaatgcaaatgcTGCTTTTACTGCTGTTAATGTGCTCTGTTTTAAGAAGCACTGGCATATTGATTTTGACTAATCATGTTGAACTAAACAGagtaatgacacacacacacacacacacacacacacacacacacctctgttaACTTGCTGTGTCTCCTTTAATACCACATTGTTCCTTCAGTGCACACTAAATGCTCTGCGGTGACTCATAGCTGCACAGCatcacagacagcacagagacgtGCAGAGGTGTTACAGGCTGGTTAGCGGGCATTTAAATCCAAACAGCGTTCACATGAGCTCAAATTAGACACAAAGAGGCTCCAGATAAACATATGGTAATGaggctgctgctactgctgctgctccagccaCCAGCTCCATCACTGATGTGACTCCTGTTTCTTACACCCAGATTAAATTACAGCACAGCAGAGATGATTTAACTCTGTATGTAAAGACTCACTGACACTCAGCCAGATCTGCCTGAGCaggagacacatcagcagaaaagCGATGCAGACAATGTGAATGAGAGAgacagggggagggaggagggggaggcaggTAGGCCCGTCCATTGATGAGAGCCCGCACGGTGCGGAGGAGGCTTACCCACGACATCAGCCTGAGGACGGTCCGGGGGTGCGTGAAGAAGGCGACCGGATCGAAGGTGAAGCTCCCGGCCTTCCCGGCGCCGTACGCGCCCGCTGGCTCCATCCCGCCGGCTTTAGTGCCGCCTGACTGCCCgctgagagaaggagaggagacggTGAGGGAGCTGCGGAGCGGCGGcgtcctcctccagcctccGTGTGAAGTCACAGCGCGTCACTGGAGCCGAACAGAGGCTGCAGCGCAGCTCACTGCCAGAGAGCACCGAGGAGCTGGAGACATCACTCTGCACTgtcttattttattgtttattcaattttgatttattaattttgttttatttcattcaatTCAACTTTAttcaatttcattttattgttttattcaattttactttagtttggttttcttttcttttcttttttaaaatcttttattctttcatttatttaattttatttaattttattcatgtgtttatttcatttctattgtattttattttgctttattacatatgttttactttatt from Sparus aurata chromosome 1, fSpaAur1.1, whole genome shotgun sequence encodes the following:
- the LOC115579061 gene encoding synaptogyrin-3-like isoform X1, which codes for MEPAGAYGAGKAGSFTFDPVAFFTHPRTVLRLMSWVFSMVVFSCIINEGYINIGSERLLCVFNKNADACNYGVTVGVICFLGSIIFLIVDVYFPSISSVKDRRRAVLLDLVFSGLASFLWFVGFCFLANQWQATSPDELPLAQGSDAARATIAFCFFSILTWAVLTLSALRRFLTGSNTNLFTWQHLEPAPCNARATPYPIANGATIVTTNPYQAPPFTETLDPQKLTQQRPMAPAF
- the LOC115579061 gene encoding synaptogyrin-1-like isoform X2 gives rise to the protein MEPAGAYGAGKAGSFTFDPVAFFTHPRTVLRLMSWVFSMVVFSCIINEGYINIGSERLLCVFNKNADACNYGVTVGVICFLGSIIFLIVDVYFPSISSVKDRRRAVLLDLVFSGLASFLWFVGFCFLANQWQATSPDELPLAQGSDAARATIAFCFFSILTWGYQCLLEMIRFKSISFVEDKQRLLPNSPPTFALV